The sequence below is a genomic window from Rhinolophus sinicus isolate RSC01 chromosome X, ASM3656204v1, whole genome shotgun sequence.
ctctctgtctctctgtctctctctctctctctctctctccctctcttcctttctttccctccctccttccctccctccctccctccatcccttcctctctatgtctctctcttgtctctctctatctctctctctcctatgtGAGCACATGGgtccacacacagacacacacgcttATATATCTTatgggttctgtttctctggcgAACCTTGACTCAATGAAACTTTGGTACCAGGGCGGTTATAAACAACGGAATCTTAAGAATAGTTTAGCATTTGGCTCTTcaatttgattatatttaaagGAGCTATTATCTGCATGTCCAGTAGTAAAGTGTATTCTGGTAGTCCTTGGTGTGATGTGGCAATAGAGATAGACCAAATCTCACAACAGGATActcttcccccttccttttttaaaatgattttcaggtatataaaacaacatagtgattagacatctatataccACACAAAGTGGTAATCGCAATAAGTCCATTACTCATTCTGTTAGCTATTCTTAATCAAATACTTACATAGGGCAGGTTTCTGGGTGACCATGTGTATGATACCTTCAAACATTTTTGTCAAACTAAGGAGTATGATGAGAATTTATGGTTGCTCCTAATGACACTgaagaaagtgggaaaagaaaatgatgagctcAGAGATTTCAATTACCTGCTCAAGTACTGCATAAATGACCGGAAAGCTTCTGTCTGCCTTGAAAGTGAGTCTTCTCTTCTGTAGCCACTGGGCTGAGATTGCTAAAAACGAAACCTAGAATCTCATTCTGTGAGTGTCTGAATTACAATGCAAATTGAATTCCCGACCTCACTGTATACCTACGCTTAAAATGAAGGCATTGATTGGGAAGGAATGGGATCCTGAACGTCGGAATGGGAACATGTGGGAAGACCTCGGTGAACCTGGGAACACTGAGCCCCTAAATACCCAGGAGTCATCTTCACCAGTGGAAGCACCCTCTCCACCCCAGTCTGAGGAGATTAACCCTGCCTTGCCCAAGGGAAGTGTAATGTCCTCCCCTGAGGAAATATCCTTCAAAGAAACTGCTGGTGCTCCTTGGCACACAACTCCACCAACTTTACCTGCTTCTAGACCTATAAGATGACTGAGGTCCCAGCAGGCCCCTTAAGGTGAGGTAGAAAGTATAACCCATGAGAAGGTGTGCCGTACTCCAAAAGAGCTACTAGATTTTTCTGATTTATACCCACCGAAATAGGGAGACGTGTGAGACTGGATATTAAAGGTGTGGGATAATGGTGGAAGGAACATAACGTTGGATCAGGGTGACTTTATTGATGTGGCCCCACTAAGCAGACATCTGCATTTATTGTTGCAGCTCAGAGAGTTAGAAAGGGCTctaagtgtttgtttgtttgtttgtttgtttggtcgGCTAACGCAATGCCCAAAATGTGGTCCACAGCAAGTGAACTAGAAATCCAGACCTTCCAGTGGTTTACTGTAGAAGAAAGGATTCCTTAGGGAAATTGGAATGTTAGAGTGCATTTGTTATTTAAGACCTCCTCACCCACCCTGGGAGGGTCCACAGGACACACCCTTCACCAAGGCTGTGAGAAGTAAGTTTGTGAGGGGAGCCCCAGCAGCCTTGAAGAGCTGCATGATCGCTCTTTTCTGTAGACCAGAAGTTACAGAGGGGACTTATGCTACTCAATTGGGGAACCTAAAGGCAAGAGGAGTAAAACGTATCCCCAGGTGCAGGGGCCACATGGCCTCACTAAACCTCCAAAGGTAAGGCGGGCATGGTTACCGTCATGGACAGCAGAATGAAAGCAGCAATCAGAATAGTCTGACTCCCAGAGACCTATGGAGGTGGCTAGTCGATCGTCATGTTGTTCCTAGAAGAGAAATACATAGGAAGCCTACTAATATCTTACTTGATCTGTATAACCGGAGGAATTCTAGGTCAAGTGAATGAAAGcctaacttggaaaaaaaattaacagaaagtCACAGACCCTGAATCAATTCCCAGACTTGAACCAGTTTGTAAACCCCAAACCTCTTGAACGTAAGGGAGGCTGAATCCCTTTGATGGAGGCTGTTTGAAGGCTCAGCTACAGCACCAGCTAGGTGACAACACCTTGCAGGGCTATGGTGAGGTTCTCCAGGAGGCTGTATGTACTCTGATTCCTCATCCAGTATATGGTGCTGTTTCTGCCATGGCTAGGATTCACAGGTCCTGGACTCAAGGGGTGGGAATGGGTGTGTGACCACTCACTGTCACACCTAGTGACCCACTAGCACAAAGTTGGCTTCCTGTCCCCACTACCGTATGCTCTGCTGGGCTAGACACAGGTCTCAGTTCCAAAGCAAGGAATGCTTCCACCAGGAGACACAACAATGATTCCATTGAATTGAAAATTAAACCTGCCGCCAGGCCACTTTGGGCTTCTCATGCCTCTGAATCAACAGACATATATGGGAGTTACTGTGCTGTCTGAGGTTATTGATGCTGATCACCAAGGGGAAATAGGACTGTCGGTCCACGATAGAGGTGTTATGGCAGCGTATGTCTGGAATAGAGACCCCTTAAGGCACCCCTTAGTAATAACATGGCCTGTGATTAAACTCAATGGAAAGCTATAACAATCCAATTCAGGCAGGACTACTAATGGTCCTGAGCATTCAGGAATGAAGGACTGGGGCACCCGACCAGATAAAAAACCATGACCAGCTCAGGTGCTTGCTGAGGGCAAAGGAATATGGAATGGGTAGTAGAAGAAGGTACTTATAATATACCAGCCACGAGGACATGACGAGCTACAAGAAGGGGGATTTTaatctttgtatttcttccttgcTTTGTTATGAATATGATCCTATATCTGTGCCTGTCTGTCTATCCAAGTTTTTTCTGCCCTCTGTTATCCTCCTCTCTTGTAACATAAGATATATTGACTTGGTATTGGTATCACTTAAGCAGTCAAAATTGCACCATAGTATTTAAGTTAGGGGATATGAAGGAGATAGTAAAATTCACCCAAGGACTTTGTGTCCTCTTGTGAAAGCGATAGGGTGCTTTTATCTGTACACAGAATAGGTGGAATTGTGACTTTTTTCTTATTCGGAGGTTAAGTATAGTTTAGAAAGATGCATATGGGTACTGAGATGACAAAGGGTGAACTTATGTGTCACCCTTTGAAGTTATGTGTTCACCAAAGGGTGAACTTGGTTAATCTTATGCGTCAACTTGGCTGGGTCACTATTCCCAGATATGTTGTCAAAatttattctggatgtttctttgAGGGTATTTTGCATgagatttaacatttaaataggtGTAATTTGAGTGAAGCAGTTTGCCCCCCTTACTAAttgtgggcatcatccaatcatTTGAAAGACTGACCATGACATATACAAACTAGGACAGACAATTACGTTGCTGACAGAcacagggagagaggcagaggctgaCAGATACAGgtatagagacagagacagagtgggaggcacacacagagactgaaagaaagAGAGGCACACAGAGAGAAGTACATATAGTGAAATAggggtgagaaagagagagagagtcacaGACTGACtgagacagaaagggagagacacagaaagaggaaaagaggccagggtggatgggtggctcagctggttagactGCAGGCTcagggcaacagggctgccggttcgattcccacatgggccagcgatcTATGCCcgctgcaactagaatgaagtcaatgagctgccgctcagctcccaggtggccagatggctcagttggttggagcacaggctatcaaccacaaggctgccggttggactcctggactccctcaagggatggtggcctacgccccctgcaactaagattgaacacggcaccttgagctgagctgcctctgagctcccagatggctcagttagttagagcgcagtctctcaaccacaaggttgccggtcccccaagggatggtgggctgcaccccctgcaactaacaaccgcaactggacctggagcagagctgtgccctccacaactaagattgaaaggacaatttgagttggaaaagtcctggaagtacacactgttccccaataaagtcctgatccccttctccaataataaaaatcttaaaagaaaagaggaagagaggagagataCAGTTAAATACAGGCATAGATAACTGCAACAGAGAGACATAAACAGAAAGATAGAGACCCAGACAGACAGATCAACAGATTGAAACAGAAAGGTACAGACAgtaagaaagagacagagagtgacatacacagactgagacagagacagaaatagacAAAGATTGAGGTGGACAGAAATAGGCAAGGATGGAGAGAGATACTAGAGACAGAGATTGAGAAtgacagagagatagagacagatatacagagagggagagacagcaATAAACCCTCATCGTTGTCAAAGACTGCATTGCATCCCACAGAGGTACCTCTCTTTTGGTGTGTCATTTAGTTTGCTCTCACTGACTAGATTGTTTGCTGCAGCATTACCTTGATTATACACCTTGTCCAGCCTCTCAGTCTCCCCATTCCTTTAGTGGGAGGCTGTAAAACAAAGTGAGTGTTAATGTGGGAAGGTTTCCTCCTCAGCTTTGgcagtcaaaaacaaaaaaagggagggagggagggagggagggagggagggagggagggagggagggagggagagagagagaggagagagaggagagagaggagagagaggagagaaggagagaaggagagaaatttAACGTGAAAAAGTAAAGACTGGTATTGGATAAATGGCCCAAGCTGGCAAATGGCAACAGCCAGAGTTTCTGCAAGTTTAAATGCTTAAATGAGTGTGTTCCTGTCACTATTTACACATTATTGTACATCCTTCTTCTGTAAACAGCAAAGAGCAACATAAAGATTTAAAGTTAGTTGgtggaaaataaaagcagatcTCTAGTCAAGGTGAACTCGCTAAGTAGTCTCTGAATTTCCCAAGTGAGGATAACTCTTTTTTGATGAAATGGCATGCTGGCATTCAgcttaagaaaaagtaaattgaaGTTGCTTAGAAAGATTATATAAAGAAGTGACATTGatacagaaaaaagcaaatacttTTTACCCGTCTATGGAATAATTATTTACTCTTTCCCCAACTTTAGttatgaaaagagagagagagagagacagacagacagacagacagacagacaggcaaaAGGCCTGTTGTTTGTGGTTAGTTAAGTAAACCTAGTATAAGGGAACTCAGAGggggaaaatgcaaattttaatttttaaaagcaaacatcaACGGTGCAACAGCAGCTTCTGCTTTAGCCATTTCATGTATCTGTTATGTAATTATTACTCTAACACTCATATGTGGGTTTGGGATAATGAAGCCTTTCACACCTCCTTAAAgcgtaaataaataaataaatagacaaaagtGATTTGTTCACTGAATGACAAAGGATAAAACCTAATTGGGAAGAGAAATATAAACCAGTAAAAAAAGTTCTGGGTTAAACTAAGTAAACCAttaaatctgtttaattttttaaatttatttgttccccttttattatatttttacactCTTTCAGagcatgtatttattatttgtatggATTCTTAAACAGAGTTTTCAATGCATTGACCTTCTTTAAGCACAACCACCACTCAATGAAATGCAAACAAGTAGAGTATTTGGGAAGGAATGTGATGGTGGCAGTTTGAAACGTCTTTCTGGGGTGAAAATACTAGGGAAGTAAAAGGAAAGTCTAACTAACATCAAGGTACTCTTAGGTTAAAGAACAACCAACAAAAAGATCATCAGTGTACTCTGGGTGTGATCACATAGTGTCAGACCATGGAAACCAAGTGCTATGGTCAGTGGcagaaagtggggaggggggagcagTCAGAATAGAACCAGTTGTGGTGGGAGTGACGAGTGAGGCAGGGCTGCTCTAAACCCACCAAGTGAAAGGGAAGTCCAAGTATTCATTTAACATTCGCTTaataaaactaaaggaaaagaaTTTCACTAAGAGTAGTGGTAGGTAGGCTCACATTTTCTCTCTAAAGTCAACTGGTCTTTGTCTTCACAGAAATAATGTGGGAGTCGATGTATGTTAAACCAGGACAGGCTGCCTCATTAACAGCACGGATGAGTTCTGGAGATGTTTGGGGCTTTAAAATGTGTCCTCTTCATAAGTGCCGGTAAACACTCTCAACTGTTATGAACTACAATTCAACAAAGCCTCTGACAGTTGGTCATCAGAGATGGACAAGGCCAGTTGATCCCCCAGAGGGAGAGCTGGCATCTCGAGAAAGCTGGCCACCTCTGTGCCCAGAGAAGAGCTGCTCAGCTCTCTGAGCTTTTGCAACAGTCCTCATTGTGGGCAGTGCCCGTCTCTGCAGAGGTACAGGAAGTTACAGGACACATATATGGGGAAGGCCACATCTTGGTTCTCCAGGTTCACTACCACTAGCTCTTGGTCTTTTCTCAGGGCAAGGATCTGGTATTCTGTGTCCTTCCTGAAAACGGCGCTTCCAGCCCTGTCCAAGGAAGCCAAGCGCAGGCGGAATGCAATCTTTCTCTGCCAGAGTAGACTGACCCTGAGGCCACAGCATCTGTTCAGCACGCTGCGCCGGAAAATGATGCGCCGGTTGTTGTAGGACACCACCAGGTCCCAGCCAAAGTTGAAGCCAGTCCACCGCCAGCTGCAAATCTCATCCCTGCGGAGCTGGGCCCCACAGCGCATGCTGTTCCCCTGGAGGTCAGACACATTGACGTTAATGGGCTCGAACTCCCTGATTTGCTCGGCGCGGAGGAGGGCAAGCCACTGCTCTTTGTACACTGGTGTGAGCCACACAGCAGGGATCACTGCATCCTGGTCGATGGTGCGTGCTGACGACAGGTCGCAGATTATGTAGGCCAGTCGCAGCTGCTGGAACACTGGCACAAAGGCTCTGCCCTGCTGGGTCTCTAGGAAAGGGGTGCCCTCCGACTCCCTCTTGGACCTGTCAAACCACGAGTTGGCATCTGGCAATAAGGCACTGCAGGGACCTCTCCATGTGGGCTGCAGTTGCAGGAACATCCACTTTTTCAGCTTGGTGTACACATCCATCTCCACCTCCATCACGAAGAGCTCTGAAGAGGCGATGAGCTCTTTCATGAGATCCAGGCTGATTTCCCGCAATAGCTGCTCACTACGCTGGGTCATCAGGTTGTCCAGCAGCCACTGTAAGCACATGGTCTTGATGTTTTGGAGGCCGTAGCTCTCAGCAGAGTAGTAGTAGCTGCACACGGTCTGGGCGCTGACAGTCTCCTTCATGACTTCCCCACACTGCTGAATTAGCTTGTCCAACTGCAGCATGCTGGCTGTGGCCAGGATGGGGACAACTCGGCTGGGTGGGATGCACACGGAGTCTTGGTACAGGGAGCCTAAAGCCTTGTGAAGTGCTTCACGATCAATGTTCTCGTCAGGCATCTGCAACTCTATTGTATTCATGGTTGCTTCCCTCCAAGCACCACTGAACATGCTAGCGAAGTAACCTGACTGGCATAAGTAGACTCTGTGCAAGTTCCACGCCTCCCCTAGTGCGCAGATCTGCACATCACTGTCTTCCCCCCTTATGAAGAGTGCCTCATAAACGGACTCGGAACTGTCTTTGGCGCGCTTCCTGGGGGGCTCTTTTTCGTGAGGCCCTCCTGCGCCTGACTTCCGCTTGAGGCCTAACTGACTGGTAGTAGGTCCGGCCTCTTCACTCTCATCCTCCGCCTCATCTActgctgccatggctgcctccgccatctcctcctcctccccaccggCACCTGGCTGGCCTGGGGCacgcctcccccagccccagagcaTCCGGCTGCTTAGTGCTCCCATGGCCTTTATGTACCTTAAAGGCGCAAAAGACACGCTCCCTCACAAGGCGCAGCTTCCACTGGCACTAGCTCAGCCCAGAGTGCTTCTGGGTACAGCTGACGTCTGCTTTCACGTCACCCAGGACGCTGTGCTAAGCCCCACCCCATCCGGCCCCGCCCCGCAGGAAAACGGCAAGCCCTCCCAGGACGACCACTGTGCACTTTTCCCTCCTAGGATGGTTGCTTTGGGGCTCACTTCACAGACTGATGATTTAATGGAgaacattttgtgaaaattcttCCCTTTGTCTTGAAGAACAATTCACTTTTTTCCATCTGAAATATTCAGTGATCATTTATGGAGAGAACTACATCTTGACCCTAACTGTTTCCTCCAGGAACCCTATTTCCCATAATAACTTCTAAGGCTAACTCATCACTTGAGGCTGTGAAGCCATTTCCTGTGATAAAGGTTGTAACTTTTGCCACAGTCTTTGCTTTGctctttaacttttgtttttaaatgagttcCCAGTTTTAAAACcgttttaatctctctctctctctctctctctctctctctctctctctctctctctccctgtctctctgtcttgtgtgtgcgtgtgtgtcagagcgagagagagagagagagagagagagagagagagagagagagagagagagagagagagaatcagctACTTTGGGGCCATGCCTCCATTTTAAAGAGATACAGAAAGCTTTAGCTTAGGGAAGGAAGATCTGAAGTTCCCAGAATAACTTTtagccttatttatttatgttgttgttgttgttttttctctccaCCTGTTTAAACATCTTGAACTCTCTGCCTGTGACACTTTCCCTGGTTCTTCCAAACAACTGCCCATTCTTCAATGTCTGAGATCTGGCTCAAGGCTGACTGTTTCTCAACGTCCAAGGCAGAGAGGCAGCTTTCCTTAACTGTAATCCCATTATGCCTTGATCAAACATTTATCCCCACAGGGCTGCAGGACTCTAGATTACTAGCTCCAGGCACCAGGCCAAGCACATAAGAAActtacaatgaaagaaaatacatgtgttctttttttcttttcatttttgaggaaGGAGGAATATTAAATCCTGTACAGATAAATGTAATACTTTATAAAATGATGGGTTGTAGAGAGAGTATGGATGGACCTCTGAATGGCAAGGAAAGTACAATATTAGGGGAAATACACACATTTTCTGAATTGGCAACATGATTTATTGAAAAACTATAAGtctaagaaatgttattttaattaccaAAACATCTCTTGATGCTGGGAAGCCTCTTAGGTCATTTGACACTCCCTGAAGTAGAAAGTTCCCTAAATTTGTATATTGCAGTATAATGTTATGTTACATGTTCAGTATTGTCTTATGGGGCTCTACCGAAAGGCTGATTGAGAGTGTCTAAATAAATTGTGCAATAGGAAAATATGTTGAGAGTGCATGAAAAAGAGAGTGGAGGGGGAAAATATATAGCTTAAGGCCTCAGCCTCCAAAGCTTATCTGCACCTGTAAGATAATGGGTCATTGTCAAGAAGCTATGGAATGGAGGCAGTGAGGGATTCCTTAATTGTGCCGTGTCTGGATGAGTGATGAAGGAAACTCTGCTTATTCAAAAAGAGATGGCTCTGAGCCACACACATAGGAAGAACATTTAGATGAAATATAGACTGAATTGGTTGACAAACAATAATCAGATTAATTTAAGAACAATGGAAGTtgctataaaattaaatatgaagaaTTAGCTTTCCTGCTTGTAAAAGTAAAAGGTGTGTTTATAGTCAATCACAGTAGTCTCATCCAGTTCCcaagaagtgtttttttttcaagtatggGAAGACCAAAGGAATTTAATAACAGTGATAGGTGAGGATTCAGTCAGAGATATCTCATTATAGTCACAAGAAGCTGTTCTGGGATAACTTTCACAGGTTGTGCTTAGACCCACACAGAGGAATTCAATAGATGGGCAAGGTACCAGAATTCAATGTTGCCCACATCTGGCCCAGTCGACACCATGTGCCCACACCATGTGCAGCTACTACTACTCTGGTGAGAGGTACAGCCTCCAGAACACCAGGACCATGTGCATCCAGTGGCTGCTGCACAACCTGACGACCCAGCATAGTGAGCAGCCACTGTGTCAAGTGCTGCAAACTACAAAAGAGCAAAATAGAACTTAAGGTCtaggcaataattttttttttagataagaaTCTTCAATTTTATAATGATACACAGTCTATTCTTAAGGATGTAAAGCtaatgtaagaattttttttattttttttattagtttcaggtgcacaagacaaagtaatactagacgtttatcttttatatccctcacactgtgt
It includes:
- the LOC109438939 gene encoding germ cell-less protein-like 1; its protein translation is MAAVDEAEDESEEAGPTTSQLGLKRKSGAGGPHEKEPPRKRAKDSSESVYEALFIRGEDSDVQICALGEAWNLHRVYLCQSGYFASMFSGAWREATMNTIELQMPDENIDREALHKALGSLYQDSVCIPPSRVVPILATASMLQLDKLIQQCGEVMKETVSAQTVCSYYYSAESYGLQNIKTMCLQWLLDNLMTQRSEQLLREISLDLMKELIASSELFVMEVEMDVYTKLKKWMFLQLQPTWRGPCSALLPDANSWFDRSKRESEGTPFLETQQGRAFVPVFQQLRLAYIICDLSSARTIDQDAVIPAVWLTPVYKEQWLALLRAEQIREFEPINVNVSDLQGNSMRCGAQLRRDEICSWRWTGFNFGWDLVVSYNNRRIIFRRSVLNRCCGLRVSLLWQRKIAFRLRLASLDRAGSAVFRKDTEYQILALRKDQELVVVNLENQDVAFPIYVSCNFLYLCRDGHCPQ